One Methanoculleus sp. 7T genomic window carries:
- a CDS encoding PQQ-binding-like beta-propeller repeat protein: MTIPLTLLSLLILTSASGCLSGDFVNDRHDISVTRIDAGGIEIWHTVFDEGGDEYGTILLLVSDGGLLVGGSIKHSPGSDEQALLLKIAEGGRIEWNRSYPTQRAVQAVVSHSDGSFTAGTGDGFLFRVAGDGTPIWSIRVSESVLGVSGLPDGGAVAAGSKHGGDAWVAVVNDTGSLLWEQTYPALGRGRALGVTSASDGGYIVAGTTDMHPLWVVRLDGECEVIWNRTFEEEPEFTEVTLYRVYSLRERSDGGVELLYKVGRILEGEVVGRSVTVDRILGRDGTDMSVTELDIPCPVVRTFDGGYASACLESPQSGGYTFGNYLGSPIHIVKFDDRGEIARNQTGTGAEVNIVADIMQTSDGGFAVLGVYTKT, encoded by the coding sequence ATGACGATCCCTCTTACTCTTCTATCCCTTCTCATCCTTACTTCTGCGTCGGGATGCTTGTCAGGCGACTTCGTCAACGATCGCCACGACATCTCCGTCACCCGAATCGATGCTGGCGGTATCGAGATCTGGCACACCGTCTTTGATGAAGGAGGCGACGAATACGGCACCATTCTTTTGCTGGTTTCGGACGGTGGCCTGCTTGTCGGAGGATCGATCAAACACTCTCCGGGAAGCGATGAGCAGGCCCTGCTGCTCAAGATCGCGGAGGGTGGTCGCATTGAGTGGAACCGGTCCTACCCGACACAGCGCGCGGTTCAGGCAGTCGTCTCCCACTCCGACGGTAGTTTCACCGCCGGGACGGGTGACGGGTTTTTATTCCGGGTTGCCGGCGATGGGACGCCAATCTGGAGCATTCGTGTTTCTGAGTCCGTGCTTGGAGTTTCCGGTCTTCCGGACGGAGGCGCCGTGGCTGCAGGGAGCAAGCACGGTGGTGATGCTTGGGTGGCGGTCGTGAACGATACTGGGTCGCTACTCTGGGAACAGACCTACCCGGCTCTCGGCCGGGGACGTGCTCTGGGGGTCACTTCAGCATCAGACGGTGGATACATCGTTGCAGGGACGACGGATATGCATCCGCTCTGGGTGGTGCGGCTCGATGGGGAGTGTGAGGTTATCTGGAACCGCACCTTCGAGGAAGAACCTGAGTTCACCGAAGTCACGCTATACCGGGTATATTCGCTACGGGAGAGATCGGATGGGGGTGTGGAGCTGCTCTATAAGGTCGGCAGAATCCTGGAAGGGGAGGTCGTCGGAAGATCGGTCACGGTCGATCGAATCCTTGGTCGGGATGGGACAGATATGAGCGTAACGGAACTGGATATACCCTGCCCCGTTGTCCGGACTTTCGACGGGGGTTATGCCAGTGCCTGCCTTGAGAGCCCCCAGAGCGGCGGTTACACCTTCGGGAACTACCTCGGATCGCCGATCCATATCGTGAAATTCGATGATCGTGGCGAGATTGCCCGGAACCAAACCGGCACGGGGGCGGAGGTGAATATCGTTGCGGATATCATGCAGACCTCAGATGGAGGATTTGCGGTGCTGGGCGTGTATACGAAGACCTGA
- a CDS encoding phospholipase C/P1 nuclease family protein produces MKLNMVLPIAVIIIVIVVGAIIAPVSATELTETVEILDPESDIVGFQTEDLISIDGSIKNATPYYVMLVGTEDQKQSLCELIDESSAKEKEKQLMKEYLQEIWEKYPVVFSKEETAYGTITYISFANSMENISLTEDENHSLGEIDATLADASSRLYGSIGLRWSGTVHQDIISVACQRCAFPDAQYAVSAADDPDGWPASIPWFVPQELHTPINAVFHSWHHYYSPWYGWGGAPGHTKSYVDEAKTYHTNGQTALAAQSLGWSSHFLTDVGNPMHTGKEIEQYAEYLLGNDIHGAYEAYVTRNWPSKFKPTVTSNYNYYTYADWDSGCKNLAISSHADLDTVYTIMYHNRDPSVQDSHSQLETVTRNNILQTAKYTNGLARYAKGL; encoded by the coding sequence ATGAAACTAAACATGGTCCTACCGATTGCGGTAATCATAATTGTAATCGTGGTTGGTGCAATTATCGCACCTGTATCAGCAACGGAATTAACAGAGACCGTTGAGATCTTAGATCCCGAGAGTGATATCGTTGGGTTTCAAACTGAAGACCTGATCTCAATTGATGGGTCGATAAAGAATGCAACGCCATACTACGTGATGCTCGTCGGTACCGAAGATCAGAAGCAATCTCTCTGCGAGCTGATCGATGAGTCATCTGCGAAAGAAAAAGAGAAGCAACTCATGAAAGAGTATCTGCAGGAAATCTGGGAAAAATATCCTGTAGTGTTTAGTAAAGAAGAGACGGCGTATGGGACAATTACGTACATTTCGTTCGCTAATAGCATGGAGAATATCTCCCTAACGGAAGACGAAAATCATTCTTTGGGTGAGATAGATGCAACACTTGCGGATGCATCCAGCCGGCTCTACGGAAGCATCGGGCTGAGATGGTCTGGAACGGTTCATCAAGATATCATCAGTGTTGCCTGCCAGCGATGTGCGTTCCCTGATGCACAGTATGCCGTAAGCGCGGCAGACGATCCTGACGGTTGGCCGGCCAGCATACCCTGGTTTGTGCCCCAGGAACTGCATACACCGATAAATGCAGTCTTCCATTCATGGCACCACTATTACAGCCCCTGGTATGGGTGGGGGGGCGCACCCGGCCACACGAAGAGCTATGTCGATGAAGCAAAAACCTATCATACTAATGGACAAACCGCTCTCGCAGCCCAATCTCTTGGCTGGTCCAGCCACTTCTTGACAGACGTGGGTAACCCGATGCATACAGGTAAAGAAATTGAGCAATATGCAGAATACCTGCTGGGCAACGATATCCATGGCGCATACGAAGCATATGTCACACGCAACTGGCCCTCTAAATTTAAACCCACAGTAACGTCTAATTATAACTATTATACGTATGCAGATTGGGACTCCGGCTGTAAAAACCTCGCAATTTCATCTCATGCCGATCTTGATACCGTATACACTATAATGTATCACAACCGCGATCCCTCCGTTCAGGACAGCCACTCGCAACTGGAGACGGTTACACGTAACAATATCCTCCAAACAGCGAAATATACGAACGGACTTGCCAGATATGCGAAAGGGCTCTAA
- a CDS encoding winged helix-turn-helix transcriptional regulator → MSNQLSCARTALLLVLLFVIIPGSTVGAGLGEGEFPELAPDDPAPIYIWNVPLKLVLLDFVFMTAPLLFLPAQYLITAAVWFCLGHRRISRKNALEHDTRRAAYLCIRENPGINHASLSRRLGINVGTLRYHLATLCEMGEIRSEHTHGLLRYYANGRAAGEGEGYLLNGTRRRILDLLAQDPGMTRKEVASALGIAGASVTWHMALLIREGAVRSEKDGRIVRYFPQQDTLQYLAGRDVSATG, encoded by the coding sequence ATGTCAAATCAACTCTCTTGCGCAAGGACCGCGCTGCTCTTAGTCCTCCTGTTCGTAATCATCCCGGGGAGCACCGTCGGCGCCGGTCTCGGCGAGGGAGAGTTTCCCGAACTGGCACCTGACGATCCGGCCCCGATATACATCTGGAACGTGCCCCTGAAACTGGTCCTGCTCGACTTCGTCTTCATGACCGCACCCCTGCTCTTCCTCCCGGCCCAGTACCTTATAACGGCAGCTGTATGGTTCTGCCTCGGTCACAGAAGGATCTCCCGAAAGAACGCTCTCGAACATGATACCCGTCGTGCGGCGTATCTCTGCATCCGGGAGAATCCCGGAATTAACCATGCTTCCCTCTCCCGCAGGCTTGGGATTAACGTTGGAACGCTCCGGTACCATCTTGCAACCCTCTGTGAGATGGGGGAGATACGATCAGAACACACTCACGGACTCCTGCGATATTACGCGAACGGCAGGGCGGCCGGTGAGGGAGAGGGCTATCTCCTCAACGGGACACGGAGACGGATACTCGATCTCCTCGCACAGGACCCCGGGATGACACGCAAAGAAGTCGCATCCGCGCTCGGTATCGCCGGTGCATCGGTGACATGGCATATGGCCCTGCTCATCCGGGAAGGAGCTGTACGGAGTGAGAAAGACGGAAGGATAGTGCGGTACTTCCCCCAGCAGGATACTCTCCAATACCTGGCGGGTAGGGACGTGAGCGCAACCGGCTAG